From Bacillus sp. FSL K6-3431, the proteins below share one genomic window:
- a CDS encoding Lrp/AsnC family transcriptional regulator: MLDSTDIRIIEELSKNSRMTMKELGEKVHLTGQAASARVAKLEDNRIIEGYSIKVNQAKMGYSVHAIIHVYTKSTNHQPYLSFIKKHEQYVINNYKISGESCYLLECKFPSNEILDEYLTSLSNYVSYKLSIIIKK; this comes from the coding sequence ATGTTAGATAGCACGGATATCCGAATCATAGAAGAGCTTTCCAAGAACAGCCGAATGACGATGAAGGAATTAGGTGAAAAAGTCCATTTGACTGGACAGGCTGCTTCTGCCAGGGTTGCGAAGTTAGAAGATAATAGGATTATTGAGGGGTATAGCATTAAAGTTAATCAAGCAAAAATGGGATATTCTGTTCACGCAATTATACACGTTTATACGAAAAGCACGAATCATCAACCTTATTTATCGTTCATAAAAAAACATGAACAATATGTCATAAATAACTACAAAATCAGTGGGGAAAGTTGTTATCTTCTCGAATGCAAATTTCCATCTAATGAAATATTAGATGAATATTTGACAAGCTTGAGCAATTATGTGAGCTATAAATTATCGATTATTATAAAAAAATAG
- a CDS encoding NUDIX hydrolase: protein MQGYNVLMIYSKDMNQLLMCERIKKPYKGLSNLVGGKIEIGETGIESAYRELLEETSIKKEDVTLHHLMDYKYYIHNCYVEVYVRRLKQDVVVSGDENVLYWSGLNQNFFDMSLFAGEGNIGHMIEQVNMIKEKLLSDTLLVIE from the coding sequence ATGCAAGGATATAACGTTCTTATGATTTACAGTAAGGATATGAATCAATTGTTAATGTGCGAACGAATAAAAAAACCGTACAAAGGATTAAGTAATCTAGTAGGAGGAAAAATCGAGATTGGAGAGACCGGTATTGAATCTGCTTACCGAGAGCTTTTAGAAGAAACTAGCATTAAAAAAGAAGATGTCACGCTCCACCACTTGATGGATTATAAATATTATATTCACAATTGCTACGTCGAAGTTTATGTTAGAAGATTAAAACAAGATGTAGTTGTTTCAGGAGACGAAAATGTTTTATACTGGTCTGGTTTGAATCAAAACTTCTTTGATATGTCACTATTTGCTGGGGAAGGGAATATTGGACATATGATTGAACAAGTCAATATGATAAAAGAAAAACTTTTGTCCGATACACTCCTAGTAATAGAGTAG